The genomic stretch CTCGACGGCCAGGTCACCGGCCCTGCGGGCCGCAGCCCGGAGCGCGGCCACCTCACGCACCGCCTCCGGTCGCGCAACACCAGGCCCCGGGTCGGCGAGCAGCCGCTCGACGGCCCGCGCCAGCGACCAGGAGATGTGGGGTCGGCGTTGCATCAGCAGCCGCACCCCGTGATCAGAGAAGCCCCCCGGTCGCTCCACACCTGGGCGGCCCAGCCGTCGGTGGAGCCGTTGGTCATGAACGCGAACGCCACCTCGCGGCCATCGGTGGTGACGGTGGTTCCCGCGAGGGTGGACACCAGCGACAGGGTTCCGGTCTTGGCCCGCACGATGCCACGACCAGCGGTGGAGATCTCGTCGTCGAAGCGCCTGGCCAGCGACCCCGAGACCCCGGCGACGGGGAAACCCTCCTGCACGACCGAGGCCCGGGGGGTGATCATCACGTACCGGACCACCCCGGCCAGCATCGACGCCGTGACGTGATTCTCGCGGGTCAAGCCGGAACCGTCGTACAGCACCGCCCCCTCATGCCACAGACCCAGACGGGTGAGTTCCTGCTGCACGGCGGTGGCCGTGCCGGCGAACGTGGTGGGCTGGCCCAGTTTGCGGGCCAGTTGCATGCCGAGCACCTCGGTGTAGGAGTTGTTGGAGGTTTCCATCGCAGCCGCGGCGAGGGCGTGCACCCCGGGTGAGCTGACCTTCGCGATCTCCTCCCCGGAGCCCGTGGCCGACGCCGGGCTGCCCTCGACGGTGATGCCCTGGGCGGTCAGCTGGGCGGCGAAGATGCGGGCGGCGTCACCCGCGGGGTCGGTGGAGCGCACCTGCTTGTCGTCGCGGCCCTCGTTGGCCCAGAGCGCGGAAATCTGGGTCACCTGGTCGCGGTAGCTGGCGGGCCAGGTGGTGGCCCACGACTCCTGGAACAGGGAGGCGTCGTAGCCGAGGCTCACCGTGCTGAGGCCCTGCGACTTCAGCTTCTCCGCGGTTTTCGCGGCCAGTTCCTCCAGCGAGGCGCGTTTCGGGGTGCCGCCGGATGCGACGGAGGCGAGCAGCGGATCACCGCCCCCGACCAGCACCAGCTGCCCGGGAGCCGGGGAAACGACGGTGGTGTCGAAGGTTTCGGTGCCGTCGAAGACCGACAACAAGGCGGTGACGGTCAGCAGTTTCGTGTTCGATGCGGGAACCAGGAGCTGATCGGCATTCGATGCGGCGA from Arachnia propionica encodes the following:
- the dacB gene encoding D-alanyl-D-alanine carboxypeptidase/D-alanyl-D-alanine-endopeptidase, whose amino-acid sequence is MSPQNIPWRPVIIGGVVGTLLMAVFITAVLHGAASSEAGAPASVSASPSSPAPSPQQRPAGPVSAAPEAAPGKLPDRTVLEQRLNSQDVAALNKGVPEGSSLSLAYQVLDVETGDVLAASNADQLLVPASNTKLLTVTALLSVFDGTETFDTTVVSPAPGQLVLVGGGDPLLASVASGGTPKRASLEELAAKTAEKLKSQGLSTVSLGYDASLFQESWATTWPASYRDQVTQISALWANEGRDDKQVRSTDPAGDAARIFAAQLTAQGITVEGSPASATGSGEEIAKVSSPGVHALAAAAMETSNNSYTEVLGMQLARKLGQPTTFAGTATAVQQELTRLGLWHEGAVLYDGSGLTRENHVTASMLAGVVRYVMITPRASVVQEGFPVAGVSGSLARRFDDEISTAGRGIVRAKTGTLSLVSTLAGTTVTTDGREVAFAFMTNGSTDGWAAQVWSDRGASLITGCGC